One segment of Xanthomonas oryzae pv. oryzae DNA contains the following:
- a CDS encoding type VI secretion system Vgr family protein, whose product MAHAITLQSPLGKTLRFVRMSAHEALGRPYAFALHGISRDVAIDLRALLGKPMAVKVTSPQGYVRHYHGIVAEAEQTGFEQIEGLRYATYAFSLVPKLWLLGQRRDCRIYKNKSVPELVRALLAEVGCTDVKLRLSASYTPREYCVQYRESALDFISRLMEQEGIYYYFAHSASTHTLVLADSLGAHESSAPFAQIPYCPPGQKGSRMKDAITDWSLARSAHSTRVRLDDYDYLKPKASLRVDETPAESSGPALGELDVFDYPGEHLDVAAGRRHAQVRAEALNVAQAQYQGWTDACGLQVGALFKLRDFPLAEHNQEYLVTSADTELVEVDYVSGGQTVAEPFASTFRALRSRQPFRTPQTTPRPSIAGVQTALVDGNKAEDIAVDQYGRVQVNFFWSPPGTPNAVCSCPVRVAQSWAGKRWGAQHIPRVGQEVVVSFLEGNPDRPLIIGSVYNADQLPPYALPEHRTRSGVKSRSLSGGAEDYNEIRFDDKKGNEELLLHAQRDLRHEAENDHFVTVDRNETAEIKRERSHTVGGNDRLDVGKTLRIQAGSEIALVTGMARLQLKASGEIVLSGTRLTLDGRVSVGIQGGVSVDVSAMANLTLRSNASVLLQSNAVTTARANAALLLQSSGPAVLKGTPPIIA is encoded by the coding sequence ATGGCCCACGCCATTACCCTGCAGTCGCCGCTTGGCAAGACGCTGCGCTTTGTGCGGATGAGCGCGCACGAGGCACTGGGGCGGCCCTATGCGTTCGCGTTGCACGGCATCAGCCGCGATGTGGCGATCGACCTGCGCGCTCTGCTGGGCAAGCCGATGGCGGTCAAGGTCACTTCACCGCAGGGCTATGTGCGGCATTACCACGGCATCGTCGCCGAGGCGGAGCAGACCGGGTTCGAGCAGATCGAGGGGCTGCGCTACGCCACCTATGCCTTCTCGCTGGTGCCCAAGCTGTGGTTGCTCGGGCAGCGCCGCGATTGCCGCATCTACAAGAACAAGAGCGTGCCGGAGCTGGTGCGCGCGTTGCTGGCCGAGGTTGGATGCACCGACGTGAAGCTGCGCCTGAGCGCGAGCTACACGCCGCGCGAATACTGCGTGCAGTACCGCGAGAGCGCGCTGGACTTCATCAGCCGCTTGATGGAGCAAGAGGGCATCTACTACTACTTCGCACACAGTGCCAGCACGCATACGCTGGTGCTGGCCGACAGTCTCGGCGCGCACGAATCCTCTGCGCCATTCGCACAAATCCCTTACTGCCCGCCCGGGCAGAAGGGCAGCCGGATGAAGGACGCGATCACCGATTGGTCGCTGGCGCGCAGCGCGCACAGCACGCGCGTGCGCCTGGACGACTACGACTATCTCAAGCCCAAGGCCTCGCTGCGGGTGGACGAGACACCGGCCGAGTCTTCGGGACCGGCGCTGGGCGAGCTGGATGTGTTCGATTATCCCGGCGAGCATCTCGATGTCGCGGCCGGTCGTCGTCACGCGCAGGTGCGTGCCGAAGCGCTCAACGTGGCGCAGGCGCAATACCAGGGCTGGACCGATGCCTGCGGTTTGCAGGTGGGCGCATTGTTCAAGCTGCGCGACTTTCCGCTGGCCGAGCACAACCAGGAATACCTGGTGACCAGCGCGGACACCGAACTGGTTGAAGTGGATTATGTGTCCGGTGGCCAGACGGTTGCCGAGCCGTTTGCGTCCACCTTCCGTGCGCTACGCAGTCGGCAGCCGTTTCGGACCCCGCAGACCACGCCGCGTCCGAGTATTGCCGGGGTGCAGACCGCGCTCGTCGACGGCAACAAGGCCGAGGATATTGCGGTCGATCAGTACGGCCGTGTGCAGGTGAATTTCTTCTGGAGTCCGCCGGGAACGCCAAACGCCGTCTGCTCGTGCCCGGTACGCGTGGCGCAGTCGTGGGCGGGCAAACGCTGGGGCGCGCAGCACATTCCGCGTGTGGGCCAGGAGGTGGTGGTGAGCTTTCTGGAAGGCAATCCGGATCGTCCGCTGATCATCGGCAGCGTCTACAACGCCGACCAGCTGCCACCGTATGCACTGCCCGAGCACCGCACCCGTAGCGGGGTAAAGAGCCGCAGCCTGTCGGGTGGGGCAGAGGACTACAACGAGATCCGTTTCGACGACAAGAAGGGCAACGAAGAGCTGCTGCTGCATGCGCAGCGCGATCTGCGCCACGAAGCGGAGAACGACCATTTCGTCACTGTCGACCGCAACGAAACCGCCGAGATCAAACGCGAACGCAGCCACACCGTTGGCGGCAACGACCGTCTGGACGTGGGCAAGACACTCCGCATCCAGGCAGGGAGCGAGATCGCGTTGGTGACCGGGATGGCTCGCCTGCAGTTGAAGGCCAGCGGCGAGATCGTGCTCAGCGGCACCCGGCTCACGCTCGATGGACGCGTCAGCGTCGGCATCCAGGGTGGCGTCAGTGTCGATGTCAGCGCGATGGCCAACCTGACCCTGCGCTCGAACGCGTCGGTGCTGCTGCAATCCAACGCCGTGACCACCGCGCGCGCCAACGCGGCGCTGCTGTTGCAGTCGTCAGGTCCGGCCGTGCTCAAGGGCACTCCGCCCATCATCGCTTGA